The sequence GTCTCGGCAAAGTTTCCGAATGGCCGACACATCTAAGTCTTTTTTCTTGTCGCCCAATTCCTTCATGACTTGATGCTCGATCGGCAACCCATGGCAGTCCCACCCTGGTATGTAGGGCGAGTGGAAGCCAGCCATCGTCTTCGATTTGACGATGATGTCCTTAAGCACCTTGTTCAGGGCATGTCCGATGTGGATGCGACCGTTGGCATAAGGAGGGCCATCATGCAGCACATACCGAGGCCGCCCCTTCCCTAAGGCCTGAATCTGGTCGTAGAGCTTCTGCTCCTCCCACCAGGCCAGCATCGCGGGTTCCCGCTGAGGCAAATTGGCCTTCATCGGGAAATCGGTTTTCGGAAGATTGAGCGTTGATTTGTAATCAGTCGACATAGGAAATCCGAACACTCACAAACAGGATCATGCAGAATCGAGGGAATATACCGGAAGGAAGGGGGGAGGTACCAGCCCTAACTGATAGCCATCATTCGGTCAAGCGCAACCTTTGCCCAGTGCTTATCGTCCTCTGGCACGCTGATGCGATTCACGACGTGCCCTTCAGCTAGATTCTCCATCGCCCAGCAGAGGTGCGCGGCATCGATCCGGAACATGGTGGCACACTGACAGACAGTGGAGGATAGGAAAAACACTTTTTTGTCGGTGAGTTCGTGTTTCAAGCGATTGACGAGATTCAGTTCCGTCCCAACCGCCCACGTCGTACCGGCCGGAGCAGCGGTAACCGTGCGGATAATGAATTCTGTCGATCCGATGAGATCGGCCTTGTTCACCACATCTTCATGACACTCCGGATGCACGATAACTTTGCCGTCTGGATACTGCTTGCGAAAGTGATCCACATGGACGGACTGGAACATTTGATGGACGCTGCAATGCCCCTTCCATAAGATCAGTTTGGCTCTCTTGATGGCGTCTCTGGTGTTCCCACCGTTGGGTTGATAAGGATCCCACACGATCATCAGTTCGCGGGGGATACCCATTTTGTTCGCCGTATTCCGTCCCAAGTGTTCGTCTGGGAAGAAGAGAATCTTTTCTCGCCTCGCCCAACACCATTCAATTACTGCTTTTGCGTTGGAGGAGGTGC is a genomic window of Candidatus Nitrospira kreftii containing:
- a CDS encoding Quinolinate synthase A, giving the protein MSATVTVLKSIDEYHALAPEALHRRIVAAKQVLGERAMILGHNYQRDEVIQHADFRGDSLLLAKLAAERSERSYIVFCGVHFMAETADILSRSQQTVILPDMAAGCSMADMAAIEQVDQCWEALGRVVPVEETVMPAVYVNSAAVLKSFCGEHGGITCTSSNAKAVIEWCWARREKILFFPDEHLGRNTANKMGIPRELMIVWDPYQPNGGNTRDAIKRAKLILWKGHCSVHQMFQSVHVDHFRKQYPDGKVIVHPECHEDVVNKADLIGSTEFIIRTVTAAPAGTTWAVGTELNLVNRLKHELTDKKVFFLSSTVCQCATMFRIDAAHLCWAMENLAEGHVVNRISVPEDDKHWAKVALDRMMAIS